A window of Daucus carota subsp. sativus chromosome 2, DH1 v3.0, whole genome shotgun sequence genomic DNA:
TATATGTTGTTTGTGTTTTTGGGTTCATTTTGATGCAGTTTTTGTGATCATTGTTTGAGTTTATTGTGTTTGTGCTGTACATTACTCTTTGATTTGATGTGTTTTACTTTAGTACTGTAGATGGGGTTTTCTAGAGTTATGCTGTGAATTTGATGTTAGTTTGAGTTGGTTTAATTAGTACTGTAGTTGATGATCCACTCTTGATTTGACTGTAGACTAGCTACTGCTGCTATCGAAGTTGTGATTGTTTGATGAATCAAGTGATCCCGAGTCACAATATTCAACTTATGATTTGCGATTGCCTCCGTCAATTTGATTTTTGTAGCTTTGTTTAGGCATCatgttattatataaaatgGCCCGTGTTTCATTTTGCAGTGTTTTTTAGGGTTAGTTTGTTGTTAGTATTTTGCGCCATTAGCTTTTTCAATTGTTACTCTACTACTGTACTACAGTAACTATATGACTTTTTGCAGCTCctcaagtttttatttttttaaagtaaaatatattctttcttttatttatttattttttcattcacAAGGTCTTTGTGGAAACACTCTCTGCCTCAGTAAGGTAAGGTGGCATGCATTCTACCTGACCTTGTATGTCATGATTGCTTTGCTTCATGAGATGCTTGATAATAAGAGTAGTCTTTTCTTGCAAAAATATGTCAAATCTTAGGGTTTTAGGTGTACTACTGCTTTTGCTGAATTCTAGGAAACTACAGGGCTGCAGTTTATTACATTTATACCTATGTCCTGAAATTTAGGTGCTGATAATaccatgtttttttttatagtagTTATAACCAAGAGCCTCCTGGGCTCATTTCGGCTGATTTACAAATAAATGCTGATTTTACTTCACTTCTGTTTCAGctccaattttttaaaattcatctATTGTCTGTGATTGTCTAGTAAAATGACACTAAGATTCTGATCCACATTTTTGTGtcgtaatatataattttagcaaGTCCTGCATATACTAGTAATCTTTTAAAAGACACTGTTTTGTGTAACCTAATCTTACgactcagattaaatatatgatttacaTAAAAAAGGCTTTTTTTGGCACCAAGTGTTCCTATTAAGTCATTATCTGTTGGGTATGATCATTAGCAATTCAGTGGTTGATACTGTGATATATATTCTCTCCAATGCATTCGAAATACACTTTgttatttgatatataatttatttgggtAGTCACAATCAATTAAATGAACCttaaatttcttgaaatattttCAGCATCAGTGTTtagcatatttttattatccTACAAAATAAGGACTTCCCCCCATCAATGTAAAGGAACCCCAAAAGTTTTGTGTACAACTTTGAAAAAAAGTGTTGTGAAACTTATCACTTATATAAACTCCAATATATCAAGTGATGACATTACTTACATATTTTAGTTcaagataattttttaaaaataataatcaagtAAATCTATCTTATAATCTATTATGTTAGTAGCAGAATCAACAATATACATGCATAATACTTGATATAGACTTTTCTCATGTTTTATGCCATTATTACACACTCATACGTACCCTTTTTTACAATTAAGATGGTTTGGTTTATCAGTTTCGTTATTTTAAttacagaaaaaagaaaaacactcacacacactcacacatgcGTTTCTACAGTTAAGATGGTGTGTTTATCATTCTCACTCTTTTAATTACAGAAAAAGCAAAGGTTAATGCTTTAGTAGATGGCAACAAAGATGCTTTAAAGGAGGGAGGCTCTGGTCATATTGCGGCGCACACATTTACATTTCGTGAGTTGGCAGCTGCAACTAGAAATTTTAGGCCAGATTGTCTTATAGGAGAAGGAGGTTTTGGCAGAGTATACAAGGGGCGCTTGGAGAGCACCAATCAGGTAACTTGGGTTGCTTGGTTTTTAACCACCATGGCAATTGAGGTTATCTATTTTGGTATGATGTAATGATGTGTGCCATTCTCTTTCAACTTTTGAAATTGTAACATTAATATGCGAGCGGTAAAACAATGAAGTacttgaaatttaattaaacactAAATATTCTTTGTTGTTACTGCTGATGTGTTCAAATTATGTAAGTTAAATAACTGGAATCCAATTATTAGCATGAAAGCATTAAAGATAAGTCTCTGATAAATATACCCATACAATAAAGAGGAGTTAACTTCTGTGCTGATAGTATACAAATACACAATGTCCTGAACTCTAAAATTGTTACACACAATCGTTAATTATAGATATTAAATGGGTGAATGCAGTGTAGGTAGGGTGGTTAAAGTTGAGATGTTGTTGCTAGCTATCTTTTCTAATCTCTCATTATAAATTcggtataaaaataatattcttgTGCTTGTGAAATAGCTGATCTATCTTGATGTATAACTTCTTGAGAGATTTATGTACAATTTGAAATTGAGCTGCATACATTTGATTCACTTGATGCAAATAACATGTTGTAAGCTATGTCTTGTTAAGCGGGAAAAGAAAATAAGCTGCAGCTGATAGTTTGCCTTTAGTCCTTGCATATTACACCAAGTCTCCAAGGGTAATGCAAATATTACCTGAGGTTTATTGCACAACATAAAATGTTGGATATAAAACCTGCAATTGACCAAGTCCAAAagtcaaaaaatcaaatctttttaTCTTTTGAGGAGGGACAGGAAGTATGATATTATCTTCTCATGCTTAGTGTTGTTTCTcgtaatattatattatctgCTCATGCATACTGTTATTTCTTggtaaattattatatttacaaaaaaaattctactAAAAACCAATGTGTAAACTATAATTGAAGTTGTTTATCCCATCTAATAGAAAACAAGCACTATGCCGTATGACGTAAATATATTCAAATGAAAAAAAGAAGTGCAAGATAACTAAGAAGATTCTGGCATTCCGCCTAGTGGTCACCCCCTACCATTTCTTTTCCAAGAGTATAGGTTTTAGGTTCCGTGAGACATGTGACAAGTGTGATTTTCGTTGAGAACAAGGACACAATTGAATAACTTGTAAATTCTTTCGTAAGATACCTACAACTCATGAACAATTTTTGGACTTTAATTGTCCCATCCACAGATAATTGGAGGAGTGAAGGAATTATTAATAACTCATATTAGCTTTCAGTTTGAAAGTTCTGATGTATGTAAATATAGCATTGCTTTGTTGGCTTTTATTATACACACAAACGATATAGTTCAGGGTTCAGTTGTGCCCATTATGTTTGCTAGTATTGCTGGATTCAGTCTTGTTGTGGTATAATTTGCAGATTGTGGCCATTAAGCAGCTGGATCGGAATGGTCTCCAAGGAAACAGGGAATTTCTTGTTGAGGTACTAATGTTGAGCCTACTTCATCACTCTAACTTGGTGAATTTGATTGGATACTGTGCTGATGGAGATCAGAGACTTCTGGTTTACGAGTACATGACATTGGGATCACTGGAAGACCATCTACATGGTACTTTCATTAATTATTGAACGAGATTTTTTATCATCCAAATGTTTGGCCATTATCCATTAAAGTTACATTTAGAAGCTAAGATTCCATTGATTAAACCAATACATGCATGACCAAAGACATAAATATAGTTGTGTCTACCACCTGTTTGACTAAGAGATCCCCTTGCTTAAGAGGTTGCCTAGGTCATACCGATCTCGCGCCATAACAAGTATAGTTTTCTATGTGCGGCGAACCATCAGAAGATGTACACTAATTTAGATGGCATACTATTTTGATACTCTATTTACATTCCTGTTGCAAATCTTAAGTTTCAGGGGGTCCTGTTGTGTTAAAAAGATAGGGACTTTGATATTCTGTCACATGGAACAGAAGTATAAGGAAGTAAACCAGATGTTATTCAGCCAATGATGCTTACTAGATAGAGTACTTCTCCCAAGCAATTATAATAATACTCTATAATAATCAGACCAGTGTCGTTACTTGTTAAAGGCGCTTACTTGCAATAATAGTTGTGCTTCGCACTTAGGCACAAGGTGTGTGACTTAATTTTGGTAAACAAGAGCTGGTGAAAAGCACCCAGAGTTGTTGAAAGATGAAAATACCTATAAAATGGCACAGCCATCTAGGCAACCAATGGAGCTGCTGCTTCAATCAATCAATTCAAATAGATGAAGATGCTGAAGAGGAAGGAGAGCAAGAATATGACGGGACAAGATTGAGCCAAATGACTCTGAAGCTCTCGAAATTGTTGACCGTTATTTGTTGATCTTTCATGCCTATTTATTGACATTCTATTATGTTAGATAtgctctattttttttaaagataagaCTCTTGTTAAATTTGtgattgatttattatttttgggaAAAAGCGATTGCTGAACGATCGCGGTTCATGCTTCAAAATTGAGTCTTGTGCTTTTTAAGAATGTGCACGTCAAACAACACTTGATCACACAACTAGATTGTTATTCATGTTTATTTGTGGTCCTGAGAGATTTTGTTCTCGGTTTTAACTTCTCTCGTAATTGATATACTACCTAATCCTGTGACATGACATGAATGTGTTACATACATGCTACTAACATGACTAAGATATCCATATATGCTTATGTGTTCAGATCTCCCTCCTGATCGAAGACAACTAGACTGGAGTACAAGAATGAAAATAGCTGCAGGTGCTGCAAAAGGCTTGGAATATCTGCATGATAAAGCAAGTCCCCCAGTTATATACCGTGATTTAAAATGCTCCAACATTTTACTTGATGAAGAGTATAATCCTAAGTTATCAGATTTTGGCTTGGCCAAGTTAGGTCCAGTGGGGGATAAGACTCATGTATCCACAAGAGTGATGGGAACTTACGGATATTGTGCACCGGAATATGCAATGACAGGTCAGCTTACATTGAAGTCAGATGTTTATAGTTTTGGGGTAGTTCTTTTGGAAATCATCACAGGCCGAAAAGCAATTGACAATTCAAAAGCTGGTGGAGAACACAACTTGGTTGCCTGGGTAAGTAACCCATTTTTATCCCATActatattgatatatttgtcGGATTCATCATATTAAATAGTCGTAGGGCATGTGAGGAACATAGGCATTGGGTGTATGGTACTAATTTAGTCAaccaaaaattaattaaaatgcttGATTATGTAAAAGGTTTTTAATATCTTCCAGACTGCCAGCATTTACTAGTTAATAAGAGGTTGAATAGAAAAAGAGTATAATAAGACCAATCAGGGAATCTCCTGATTATTTCCTCAAGGGAATTTGATAGAATAGGCCTTATAGAATGGATATGCAAGGACATGAAAAGTTAGGGATCCTTGTGGACCAGTCTCTATGAGAGGTACATCTTTTAAACTGGCAAGCTACATCTGGATTCATGTCTAACCGCTTATCTCCAAACCTAGCCAGCTGCCAATGGAGTGTGTAATCACTTCCTTCCCTTTGGTAGTGCCCTATCTGCACAATATAGAATCTTCCACGTGATCATCGTTTTCGGGTTCACTTCATACATGACTTTACATCCTTGGAGAAACTCCCACATTGTGATACAATGATACTGTAAATTCTAGTAATTTTGTTAGTGATTATCTATCAGTTGCTTCCGAATTGTATCTTAGCAGCAACTTTTAGATGAGAGCATGTCAGAGTCTATAAGATTACTAGGTTAATAGTATAGGTTTCTGTTTTCTTCTCGAATGCCTTGGGAGTCTTCCTGTAGCTTTACTTTATTAAGAgtttattttgtaacatttgACAACGGattaagtatatataaattGGAAGCCTTACCAATATGAACTACTGAGGGTTGAACACTCATGTACTACACATCAATCTGGGCTTGGGACATAATAGGTTTGTTATTTACTGATATAAACCTTGTACATAGTTGCAACTACATTGAAGATGTTTGTTTCGCAGAATTGggctattttatatatatctatctTTTATTGTAGGCACGACCCTTGTTTAAGGATCGGAGAAAGTTTTCCCAGATGGCTGATCCAGTGCTGCAAGGTCAATATCCAGTTAGGGGCTTGTATCAAGCTCTTGCTGTTGCTGCGATGTGTGTTCAGGAACAGCCTACCCTGCGGCCCCTTATAGCAGATGTAGTTACAGCTCTTTCTTATCTTGCTTCCCAAAAATTTGACCCCGAATGCCAGGCAGTGCGAAACTCGCGTTCAGGTTCCTCCACTCCTAGAAACAGAAGGTAAATTATAGCTTGCCAATGCTGTCCAAAAGGCAAGCCTAAAAACTCGTTAGAAGGCTCTTCAATTCTCCAAATCTCGTGATTCTGATTTTAGCCTGTTAGATCTGGCCCTTCAAGTTTATTCATCCAAAGAATGGATTTCATGGCCTTGTAATCACGACTTGGAGCTTAGTGTTTGCATGCCTGTTTTGACGATTTTGCATATAGTCCGGTAAACAGGTCTTTTGCCAACCCACAATGTGTTTATGGCAGTGGGAAGATTtgcttttcttttctatttgCCCTTTTgcctttttcctttttaatccATTCCCCAATACCTTTTCTTCACCAAATCTTAGGCTCAGTTGAGGtttctctttctctttttctGTTTTCTAAAGTTGGGTGGTTGTATTTAAAATGCCTTCCTGTTATATAGATTTACAGCGACattttacctttttttttgtGAACTTTTGCTATTAGATGTTATTTTGTACATTACCTTAATTTTCCCTGATAGATTTGACCCTAAACATGTGTTATATGATGTAGATATACATGTTACTATGTTAGTGGGCATtactgataatatttttttttggacttGCGACTTTATATGTGCATACAATGTTCATGTTGTGTATGGTTGGTGGAAAATGAACGAGGTGACAACAAAATGAAATGTAAGGATACATAGTTGTTGAATTGAATGGAGATTTTGGCATTTTGCAATGGTTTTAAGGACAGGaccagatatatttttttaatccggataggagcagatatatttTTGAATCTGGATATGACTAAGAGTGCCTAAAGTTTAAAATTGTGACTGAACaccactcttttttttttgacacgACTTTAAAGTTTAAAATTGTGACTATGGCTTAACATGATTGAACATGATTAGTtgggagtttaaaatatttgtttaggtaattttaactttttagtGACTTATggattattaaaaatgtaataataaaaataaaagtaactTGCAGATAATTTATAACTCATGGGTaacttttatcaaaaataaaaaaaataaaccacGGAAAAAGTatctaatttttgatttttaagtcGATATCTTACTTATGATGTAAgcatatattttttagtttaaagttAGAAATGATTTTGAGCCGGTAGTTGTCATCGTTCCCAAACAGTTTTTAAGATGATAAATTAGGAGTTCAAAATGCTCGTTTggctaattttgatttattaataattatgggttattaaaaatataataataagaataaaagtgatttataagtAACTTATGTCTTATGAgtagtttttataaataaaaaaaattaaatgttaagttattgaaaaaaattatttagcttATTTTAAGTCAATTTGAGATTTATTTCACAAAAGCTTAGGCAAACAAGTTCTAGGCCGCTCTGGATCTCACAggaagagtttttttttttttaggtaGAGTACAATCTGTATGGTTTCAGCCAGTCGTTTGTGACTGAGATTCCCAGTGATTGAGCCTTTAGATGGCAAGGAAAACTTGATGAAATGAACAGTTGCAAAAGTACTACTAGCTCATCGCACAACATGGAAGTTTCATCAATAAGATGACTCCTAGTATCGATATTTGATGCACAGCTAGATCAGTACTTGTATAAAAATGGTTGATTGAAATCACTGTAGCCCTCTTCCCATGGATGCAGTTTTGGCTATTTCAATAAGGGGCCTGTCTGTAATTCTGATCCATCCATAAACAAAACCTCCAGCTATGCTTCCCACAAATGGTGCCACCATATACACCCATATTCCTCTGTAAACATTCATCACAATGGCTGGCCCCAGACTTCTTGCTGGGTTCAATGATGCTCCAGACATTGGCCTGCATCGACCATTCATTACTATTGCTGGCCCGAGACTTCGTGTGTTTAGTGTGATGGTCAAGTGTGCACGGAGTATGACTTATATATTCATACAACTAAAGATGCTGGGAGGGAAGTTGGAAGAATACCCGGCCACAAAGACGTTTAAAACTACGCTAGCTCCTACAGCGATTCCAGCCAGCTCTCCTACCTGAAATTTGTCAAGTAAGAAACACCTAGATTAGGTTAACAAATGGATAGATATGATTAAGATTAGATATTTAGATGGTTTAGTAACAAGGTAACAGACCGCTCTAGTATCTGTAGCAACACCACAGACGACGAACATCTGGAGAAATGCTATGATTATTTCTATCGCGAAAGACTGAATATCTGAACCAGCCGGTactgtcccaaaatacttgtccttaTCTACGTCAAATACTAGTCTAACCGTTCCACTCGCTAGAGTAGATCCCGCCACTTGAGCTGCTACGTAGAAGGGCACCTGGAAATGA
This region includes:
- the LOC108209903 gene encoding probable serine/threonine-protein kinase PBL7, with amino-acid sequence MGWFLCPGISKKKPKGQQATKNHQDQISSSSEKAKVNALVDGNKDALKEGGSGHIAAHTFTFRELAAATRNFRPDCLIGEGGFGRVYKGRLESTNQIVAIKQLDRNGLQGNREFLVEVLMLSLLHHSNLVNLIGYCADGDQRLLVYEYMTLGSLEDHLHDLPPDRRQLDWSTRMKIAAGAAKGLEYLHDKASPPVIYRDLKCSNILLDEEYNPKLSDFGLAKLGPVGDKTHVSTRVMGTYGYCAPEYAMTGQLTLKSDVYSFGVVLLEIITGRKAIDNSKAGGEHNLVAWARPLFKDRRKFSQMADPVLQGQYPVRGLYQALAVAAMCVQEQPTLRPLIADVVTALSYLASQKFDPECQAVRNSRSGSSTPRNRR
- the LOC108208436 gene encoding probable aquaporin NIP-type, coding for MAQNAVNAKKDTTDLENGIQTDSETEFDSGICSWDSAEVVTIVQKVIAEVCGTYFVIFAGCGSVAANKVYGGTVTFPGICITWGLIVMCMIYSVGHISGAHFNPAITVTFAIFRRFPWKQVPFYVAAQVAGSTLASGTVRLVFDVDKDKYFGTVPAGSDIQSFAIEIIIAFLQMFVVCGVATDTRAVGELAGIAVGASVVLNVFVAGPMSGASLNPARSLGPAIVMNVYRGIWVYMVAPFVGSIAGGFVYGWIRITDRPLIEIAKTASMGRGLQ